DNA sequence from the Desulfallas thermosapovorans DSM 6562 genome:
CGGGCCCATTGGGCAGCATTGCGCCAGCGTGGCATATCGGGAGCGGACGCCAGTGACTCATAATCAACATCTTTTAGTATGCCTTTCATCATTATTTCGACCTGAGTCAGTATATCATTCATTTTAGCAGCCCCGCCCATATCAACCAAAACGCTTAAAATTGGCTGGTAATATGCTTCCTGCGGCGTACGCATACCACGGGGCAAGCGGCTCAGACTGCGGCGTGAAGCCGAGGCCTTTTCTTCTTCATTAATTTCATAACTGTTTACTTGGTTATTAATTTTAAGGTATTCCCTTTTCAAAACAACCACCTTGTCCCGAAAAGCATTAAGCTGCTCTACGTGTTCTAAAACAGCCTGAATTTTTTTATAATCACTACTCTCGAACAATTTGGCTCCAATTTGATTATTAAATTCAATCTCTGCTTCAATCTCTTCCAGTAATATTTCAAAAGCTGCCGGCACATCAGCCGCGTTGTTTCCTTCCACCACTTAAATCCCCTTTCTAATGGTTTTGTAGAACTACTGTCCGGTTACATAAAC
Encoded proteins:
- a CDS encoding winged helix-turn-helix domain-containing protein, translating into MEGNNAADVPAAFEILLEEIEAEIEFNNQIGAKLFESSDYKKIQAVLEHVEQLNAFRDKVVVLKREYLKINNQVNSYEINEEEKASASRRSLSRLPRGMRTPQEAYYQPILSVLVDMGGAAKMNDILTQVEIMMKGILKDVDYESLASAPDMPRWRNAAQWARQAMVQEGLLKADSPRGFWEISESGRKWLESKHPD